Within Pseudomonadota bacterium, the genomic segment GGCTATACGCTGCATTTTTCACAGCTGGTGGAAGTATCGGACAAGGCAGAACTCCGATGGGCTTTGGTCTTCTCGGTGGTTGTAGCATGTCAACTACCTCCGGTTATACTGCCGCCGAACATGCTGTGTCACAAAAATAATATCTGAGGGGAAAACGATTATGAAGCTGGTAGATGGAAACGGCGGAACAATAATGCAAGTAAAAACGATGAAGCGCCAGGACGAGCGACTTGTTATCCGGGGAATGGCTATGGGCGGCATGCCCATGACAGCTTTTTTGAAACCCGAGGAGTTGTGGAGCATATTTGAACTTCTCACCTGGGATATTTTAAAGTCCATACCCTCCATGCTCTGGAAAGGGTATCAACGGAGTCGGGATCTTAAAAAAAAGAAAAAAAAATAGACGGCTACGTTTGGTTCTGTTTCAACTCAAATTGCATCAGCGTTGTCCCGAATGCCTGAAAACGTCAGGCATTCGGAAGCTTGATTGTTTGCATTAAAGATTTTATCTATGCAGAATAGTAATATAATATACGGATTAGGAACAAAACTACACTGAATTATATAAAATATATCTTTGATATAAGGAAAGGTGAGAACCATGTCAAATAAAGCAGAAATGTTGGTAAAGATGAAAGAAGCCGTCATGGATCTTGATGACGACTTATTGTTTGAGTTGATTGACGAGGGGCTTAAAATGGATATTAGCCCACTTGATATGATCATAGAAGGTATGAATCCCGGTTTAAACATCATAGGCGAGGGATTTGATACAGGCAAGCGGTTCATGAGCGACCTTATAATTGCCGGTGACATGTTAAATGATGCTACCGACAAGCTGCGTCCTCTTATTGAGGCAGGCGGCGAGCCCATGGGTGAAACGATGATAATCGGAACGGTTGAAGGGGATGTGCATTTTATCGGAAAGCGCATAGTGGGAGCCGTATTTACTGCCAATGGATATAATGTAATTGACATCGGTGAGAACAAATCTGCCAAGGAATTTGCGGAAGCAGCAAAAAAACATAATGCAACTGTAGTAGGCGCTTCTGCTATTTTATCTCCTGTGAAAGCTTATTGTGGAAATGTTAATAAAGCGCTTATTGATGCAGGTGTTAGGGATAATTTGATTTACATTGCCGGAGGCTGGGCATTTACAGATGAACAGGCTGAAGAGTATGGGGCCGATGCTGCAGCTATCAGCGCTATTGAAGCTATCCGCAAGGTTAAGCTGTTAAAAGCGGGTGAAATGCCCATGCTGAAGAACAGGTAGTATTATAGTGAATAAATGAATATCGAAAAAAGATAAA encodes:
- a CDS encoding cobalamin-dependent protein (Presence of a B(12) (cobalamin)-binding domain implies dependence on cobalamin itself, in one of its several forms, or in some unusual lineages, dependence on a cobalamin-like analog.) produces the protein MSNKAEMLVKMKEAVMDLDDDLLFELIDEGLKMDISPLDMIIEGMNPGLNIIGEGFDTGKRFMSDLIIAGDMLNDATDKLRPLIEAGGEPMGETMIIGTVEGDVHFIGKRIVGAVFTANGYNVIDIGENKSAKEFAEAAKKHNATVVGASAILSPVKAYCGNVNKALIDAGVRDNLIYIAGGWAFTDEQAEEYGADAAAISAIEAIRKVKLLKAGEMPMLKNR